Proteins found in one Sporosarcina jeotgali genomic segment:
- a CDS encoding class I SAM-dependent methyltransferase, which yields MEDYYGELCTRIYETNKSIAGKEELKFYLSFIKDKDMQVLEPMCGNGRMLIPLLERGINIDGFDLSEEMLGLCESKARNLNLKANLIRCRLEEFTSDKNYDLIIIPFGSFSLMPDELVKDGLSNMRNVLKEGGKILLTVMTNKGPVEEISDWIETNRQIIGSDEIIEYKKVSFDQKSNMLNTKLKYHLVTDVQVKKEELMNFPVRLYENEEFETVLRSNGFRNFIRHDVANGYGSGNSFQVFECGK from the coding sequence TTGGAGGACTATTACGGGGAACTTTGCACGCGTATTTATGAAACCAATAAGTCGATTGCGGGGAAAGAGGAACTTAAGTTTTACCTGTCTTTCATTAAGGATAAAGACATGCAAGTCCTAGAACCGATGTGCGGAAATGGAAGAATGCTTATTCCCCTCTTGGAAAGAGGGATTAATATTGACGGCTTCGATCTTTCTGAAGAAATGCTCGGCTTATGTGAAAGTAAAGCTCGTAATTTAAATCTTAAGGCGAATTTAATTCGTTGTAGACTTGAAGAATTTACGAGCGATAAAAATTATGATCTTATTATAATCCCTTTTGGTTCTTTTTCACTTATGCCCGATGAATTAGTGAAAGACGGCCTTTCTAACATGAGAAATGTCTTGAAAGAAGGAGGAAAGATCCTGCTGACTGTCATGACAAACAAGGGGCCAGTAGAGGAGATATCCGATTGGATTGAAACAAATAGACAAATTATTGGCTCCGATGAAATTATTGAGTATAAGAAAGTGAGTTTTGACCAGAAAAGTAACATGCTTAATACAAAGCTGAAATATCACCTAGTTACAGATGTTCAAGTTAAGAAAGAAGAACTCATGAACTTTCCCGTTCGACTTTATGAAAACGAAGAATTCGAAACTGTATTGCGATCGAATGGTTTTAGGAATTTTATTCGCCATGATGTTGCAAATGGATATGGCTCAGGAAATTCGTTTCAAGTATTTGAGTGTGGAAAATAA
- a CDS encoding DMT family transporter produces METQPGLNVYLMTIAGAVCWGLIGLFISPLYARGFTAWDVVAIRGIFSFIFLLVIMLIFYRDQLRTRLKDHFLFASAGIFSLALFNYFYFEVFSQSSLSLAVTLLYTGPLFVTVLSRLFFKEPLTMRKGWALAFAITGCAFVVGLLPLGSESIPGKTLLMGILSGFCYALYSIFTKPVTKRYSALTITTYTFLYTSIFMLLTSNIVTKAEKFQHADVWIASLLLALVSTVAAYVLYTSGLKYLEAGKASILATIEPIVAVVMGVLFLGDHLRGWQVLGIAFVLYSAILVAGRRYRKGNKDI; encoded by the coding sequence ATGGAAACTCAGCCGGGACTTAACGTCTATCTGATGACCATTGCGGGAGCAGTATGCTGGGGGCTGATTGGGTTATTCATTTCCCCGTTGTATGCACGAGGGTTCACGGCATGGGATGTCGTAGCGATACGAGGGATCTTCAGTTTTATATTTTTACTAGTAATTATGCTTATTTTTTATCGGGATCAGTTACGCACCCGATTAAAAGATCATTTCTTGTTTGCCAGCGCTGGGATTTTCAGTCTTGCACTGTTTAACTATTTCTATTTCGAAGTTTTTTCACAATCAAGTTTGTCCCTGGCGGTAACGTTATTATATACCGGACCATTATTTGTCACGGTTCTGTCGAGACTTTTTTTCAAAGAGCCATTAACTATGCGGAAAGGATGGGCTCTAGCCTTTGCAATTACAGGCTGCGCCTTTGTCGTTGGACTGCTTCCGCTTGGCTCAGAAAGTATACCTGGCAAGACACTGCTTATGGGAATCCTATCAGGTTTTTGCTATGCACTATATAGCATTTTTACAAAGCCAGTCACTAAACGGTATTCCGCGCTGACAATTACAACATACACGTTTCTCTACACAAGTATTTTCATGCTATTGACGAGTAATATCGTTACTAAAGCCGAAAAATTTCAGCATGCAGATGTTTGGATAGCGTCATTATTGCTGGCATTGGTCTCGACGGTGGCAGCTTATGTGCTTTACACTTCGGGATTGAAATACTTAGAAGCAGGGAAGGCATCCATTTTAGCAACCATTGAACCAATTGTTGCAGTAGTGATGGGGGTCTTGTTCCTTGGAGATCATCTGCGGGGATGGCAAGTGCTTGGGATAGCATTCGTATTGTATTCCGCAATATTAGTAGCGGGACGACGGTACAGAAAAGGGAATAAAGATATATAG
- a CDS encoding MFS transporter, producing the protein MSKNSNHVSTWCIVSLASIPLIMTLGNSMLIPVLPILEDKVGITAFQSSMIITSYSVAAIILIPIAGYLSDRFGRKKVILPSLVLALVGGLVAGFASWKLEDPYTIIIIGRILQGMGAAGAMPIVLPLVGDLYHDDEEKTSTTLGIIETSNTFGKVLSPILGSLFAAILWFLPFFSISVLSLISIILIFFFVKVPKDEDEPIKFKEFLNNTKKVFRAEGKWLSAVFLNGVLVMLILFSMLFFLSENLEKTHDIKGIKKGFVLAIPLLILCIASFISGRKVKGNLKTIKMLMITCLITMSVSVVFVGFSSNKLFLLLIVTSVVGLAIGALLPALDAIITDNIQKDLRGTVTSFYSSARFIGVAAGPPVMSIVMKNYLNVSYIAAGVLGFLLLLVVWKFIQIDKIGKNEEMI; encoded by the coding sequence ATGAGTAAAAACTCAAATCATGTCAGCACATGGTGCATTGTTAGTCTGGCATCAATTCCCCTTATTATGACGCTGGGAAATTCCATGCTCATTCCGGTTTTGCCGATATTGGAGGATAAGGTAGGGATTACGGCATTTCAATCAAGCATGATCATCACCAGCTATTCAGTTGCAGCGATTATCCTTATCCCGATAGCAGGTTACTTATCCGATCGTTTTGGCAGAAAGAAAGTGATTTTACCAAGCCTTGTATTGGCATTAGTGGGAGGATTGGTTGCAGGATTTGCTTCTTGGAAATTGGAAGATCCCTACACGATAATAATAATCGGACGTATTCTTCAAGGAATGGGAGCAGCAGGAGCTATGCCGATTGTCTTACCGCTAGTTGGAGATCTTTATCACGATGATGAGGAAAAAACGAGTACTACGCTTGGGATTATTGAAACATCTAATACTTTTGGAAAAGTGTTGAGTCCCATACTGGGTTCCTTATTTGCGGCGATTTTATGGTTTTTGCCATTCTTCTCGATTTCGGTGCTTAGTCTAATTTCCATTATTCTTATTTTCTTCTTTGTCAAGGTGCCGAAAGATGAAGATGAGCCGATAAAGTTTAAAGAATTTCTCAATAATACTAAGAAAGTGTTTAGAGCTGAAGGAAAGTGGCTGTCAGCAGTCTTCCTGAATGGTGTACTGGTAATGCTGATTTTGTTCAGTATGCTGTTCTTCTTATCAGAAAACCTGGAAAAGACGCATGATATTAAAGGCATAAAGAAGGGATTTGTATTAGCTATCCCGCTTCTCATACTCTGTATCGCTTCATTCATTTCTGGCAGAAAAGTCAAGGGGAACTTAAAGACGATTAAAATGCTCATGATTACATGTTTGATCACTATGTCTGTAAGTGTAGTTTTCGTTGGGTTCTCAAGTAACAAGTTGTTTCTGCTGCTAATAGTCACAAGCGTGGTCGGGTTAGCCATTGGTGCATTGCTGCCTGCGCTGGATGCAATCATTACAGATAATATTCAAAAAGACCTCAGAGGCACGGTAACTTCTTTTTACAGTTCCGCACGGTTTATCGGTGTCGCAGCCGGCCCGCCTGTAATGTCAATTGTGATGAAAAACTATTTGAATGTCAGCTATATAGCAGCAGGAGTTTTAGGATTCCTATTGCTGCTAGTGGTCTGGAAATTCATCCAGATTGATAAAATAGGAAAAAATGAGGAAATGATTTAA